Part of the Deltaproteobacteria bacterium CG11_big_fil_rev_8_21_14_0_20_42_23 genome, CTTCTTGAGCAGTTTTTGGAGAGATGCTTGAGATGGCTTTTGTCACTTGTTTCGAAACAACATGCATGCGCTCTTCCAAAATTTGCATGCGGTGAGTAATATCCAGAAAAAGTTTTTGAAGTGTTAGCTGTTGTGTTTGCAAAAGATGTCGATTGGCATCAATTTCACCATTAATTTTTTGAAGTTCTACATCTGATGCATTCACCTTTGCAATGGCAGATGCAAGCCCAGCATTGTTTTGCAAGTAGGTCAGTTCAATGTCGTGCAAACGTTTTTCGAGTTCGTCAATTTTTGCAGTGTCACTTTTTGAGTGAGCAGAAAATGAAGAAAAAAGAAGAAGAGCTAAAAGGGAAAGTGAAAAAAAATTTTTCATAAAATGTCTCCTCCAAAAAAATACGCCCTTTCGCTTTAGCTAAGGGCGTATGAGAAAGAAAATGGCATGTGTTTATTTTGCTACGAAATCGTCACGGCGATTTTGCCACCAGCAGCTTTCATCATGGCAAGTTGCAACTGGTTTTTCTTCACCGTAACTTACAGTGTTAAGACGGCTTGAAGAAACCCCCAAGTTTTGAAGGTAAGATTCTGCAGATCTTGCACGGCGATCGCCAAGAGCAATGTTGTACTCAAATGATCCGCGCTCATCGCAATGGCCTTCGATGGTTACGCTTTTTTTGCTGTTGTTTTGCATCCAAGTAGCATTGTCTTTAAGGATTGCAGCAGCATCAGATTTGATGTTGGATTTGTCATAATCGAAATGGATAGTTTTCAATGCTGTTTTTGGTTTTTTCTGTTGTTGTGAACATGCAGACACGAGAGCGAGACAGGTAACGGCAACGACGAGAAGCGACTGTTTTTTCATGTATTCCTCCGAAGAATTAATAAGATATCTGCCCTAAGCAGTTGCGCGGAAAGTAAGGAAAGCACCCTAAAAAGTCAAGAGAGAAAAGGGAGAAAAGAAGAAAGATTTCTTGTCAGATGGAATTCCTTTGCATAGCATGCGCGCATGTTGGAAAAAACAAAAATTCTTGTTTGTGATCGTTCTTTACTTTCGGTGAACATCCTCAACTTGCTTTTGAAGCGACCTGATTTTCAGTATGAACATCTCTCTTCCTTTCAAAACCTTGAGGCCTTAAAGTCTCTGCTGCTTCAATCTCATGTGGTGTTTCTCAATGCCAATGTTTTGCCCAATTACTTTGAGACTGTGTTTAAGGTTTTTTGCGACGACGCCAGGTCTAGAGCGCTTCCGAAATTTTTGTTTTTGGAAGAAGGTCAGCAAGAGCAATATGCTGCTTTGAGAGATATTCCCCACCTCGAGTTTATCTTCCGCCCCTTTTATCCAGCTGATTTTGCGAAACGTGTTTCGGCTTTCCTTCCATCAGAAAGGAGAGATGCGCATGCAAATAACTGAACTTCATCACGAGCGCAGGCTTTACGAAAGACATGCTTTTCGTGAGAAAATAATTTTTGAAAGTGAACACGGCGAGCCATTTTTTTATGTTTACTCCAAAGACTTAAGTTTTGGAGGAATGAGTCTAGAAGCGGATATCCCGGCAGCGCCAGGTTCTCTTGTGATGATTTCTTGCTCTCTTCCCAATCAGGTGAAAAGTTTCAGGGTTACAGCTGAGGTGATGAGGGCAAAGCCCGAAGACCGGTTTATGGCGCTTCGGTTTTTGGGGCTTTCTGAGGAGCAGCAGATAAGCTTGAAGGCGCTTTGTGAGCAGAGTTGTTAATCACTTGATAAAGTTTCCAAGGATAATGATCGTCTTCTCGTCGTATCCAAAAAGGTTTGCTTCCGTTTCTCCAGCCATCAACAATAATTGAATTTTCTATTGTCTCGCCTTTTTTGGCAATGGCGAGCGTGTTGTGTTCTCGATATTTTCCAGAATAAGCTTCAACCCAAGCGAGGGTGAAAAAATTCCAATTCTGGCTTCCTAAGTCGCGCTTCAAATTTTCAACATAATGATAGCAGTAGCCACGTGCATTTTTTGAAAGCTTGATAAAGGTGTTGTGAAGAAGCGGCCAACTTTTAATCTTAAATTCGCGTGAAGATTTGTAGAGACTTAAAATGGTTTCGCGTGCCAAGAGGTCAGCCTCATTTTTTATGTTGTTTGTTTTTATTTCGTGCAGGTTGAGGATGTCTTGTTTCAGTCTAAAAACGTATGTCCAAAATTCTAAGTTTGGAAGTAGTTTAGCAAAACCAGCAGCAGCAATGCGTTCCTGCTTGTTGAGGCGGAGCTTTGGATTTTTTTTATATTCCTCATATTTTGAAAAAGAAAGTGAGTTTGAAAGCGAGCTCTTTTGTTTCAGCAAATCAGAGTAATGGTGATCTGCAGAGAGCTGAAGATCAGTTTGGGAAAGATGTATTTCAGGAAGGATGTAGGCAAAGGAGACGAGTGGAAAAAGAAAAAGAAAAAAGAAAATGAAGGCGCATTTTATTCTCATTTTAATTTTTTTTCGAGAGCAGCTATTTTTCTTTTGAGTTCATTCATTTCATCTATAAGAGGAGAAGGCCGTTTTGCTTCTGTGTTT contains:
- the pal gene encoding peptidoglycan-associated lipoprotein, which codes for MKKQSLLVVAVTCLALVSACSQQQKKPKTALKTIHFDYDKSNIKSDAAAILKDNATWMQNNSKKSVTIEGHCDERGSFEYNIALGDRRARSAESYLQNLGVSSSRLNTVSYGEEKPVATCHDESCWWQNRRDDFVAK